One Nocardioides aromaticivorans genomic window carries:
- a CDS encoding TrmH family RNA methyltransferase, with protein sequence MPHGQPEVGVGPWPGPWPEGPGSEVYDEQLLREGDRRNVVDRYRYWSMEAIVADLDTRRHGFHVAIENWQHDFNIGTIVRSANAFLAAEVHIVGNRRWNRRGAMVTDRYQHVRHHPTVDELHAYLAERQVPLLGIDNLPGSAHLETMEIPERVCFLFGQEGPGLSEAAHAACDGTFSIAQFGSTRSINASAAAAIAMHSWVRQHADLTSDEAWRG encoded by the coding sequence ATGCCCCACGGGCAGCCCGAGGTGGGCGTCGGCCCCTGGCCGGGACCGTGGCCGGAGGGCCCCGGCAGCGAGGTGTACGACGAGCAGCTGCTCCGTGAGGGCGACCGGCGCAATGTCGTCGACCGCTACCGGTACTGGTCGATGGAGGCCATCGTCGCCGACCTCGACACCCGGCGCCACGGCTTCCACGTGGCGATCGAGAACTGGCAGCACGACTTCAACATCGGCACGATCGTCCGCTCGGCGAACGCCTTCCTCGCGGCCGAGGTCCACATCGTCGGCAACCGCCGCTGGAACCGGCGCGGGGCGATGGTGACCGACCGCTACCAGCACGTCCGGCACCACCCGACCGTCGACGAGCTGCACGCCTATCTCGCCGAGCGGCAGGTGCCGCTGCTCGGCATCGACAACCTTCCCGGGTCCGCCCACCTGGAGACGATGGAGATCCCCGAGCGGGTCTGCTTCCTCTTCGGGCAGGAGGGTCCGGGGCTCTCCGAGGCGGCGCACGCGGCCTGCGACGGCACCTTCTCGATCGCCCAGTTCGGGTCGACCCGCTCGATCAACGCCTCGGCGGCCGCGGCGATCGCGATGCACTCGTGGGTGCGCCAGCACGCCGACCTGACCAGTGACGAGGCGTGGCGGGGATGA
- a CDS encoding SigE family RNA polymerase sigma factor — MRRAEREAAYVEFATSRRDQLRRIAYGMCGDWHQADDLTQTALVKLYVAWPRITRHGTEDAYARKVLLNVAIDASRRPARREVPTDRLPDLAAPAGVGVEDRGSLVAALQQLPAQQRATVLLRHWLGLSVTETAAELGISEGTVKSHTSRGLGALREAMAAADA, encoded by the coding sequence GTGAGGCGCGCGGAGCGCGAGGCGGCGTACGTCGAGTTCGCGACCAGTCGCCGCGACCAGCTGCGGCGGATCGCCTACGGCATGTGCGGCGACTGGCACCAGGCCGACGACCTCACCCAGACCGCGCTGGTCAAGCTGTACGTCGCGTGGCCGCGGATCACCCGGCACGGCACCGAGGACGCCTACGCCCGCAAGGTCCTGCTGAACGTGGCGATCGACGCCTCCCGCCGCCCGGCCCGCCGCGAGGTCCCGACCGACCGCCTGCCGGACCTCGCGGCACCGGCGGGCGTGGGCGTCGAGGATCGCGGCTCGCTCGTCGCGGCGCTCCAGCAGCTGCCCGCCCAGCAGCGGGCGACGGTGCTGCTGCGTCACTGGCTGGGGCTGTCGGTCACGGAGACGGCGGCCGAGCTCGGCATCTCGGAGGGGACCGTGAAGAGCCACACCTCGCGTGGGCTCGGCGCGTTGCGGGAGGCGATGGCGGCCGCCGACGCGTGA
- a CDS encoding diacylglycerol/lipid kinase family protein yields MTADRGLLVITNSDAGTADQEALDAALAVLREHATVEVAATSSPDELDDVLGGVGDRTVVVAGGDGSIHAVVAALHRRGALSGTTVGLVPLGTGNDFARTLGLPLDAAEAAGVVASGRERRIDLVVDDQDEITVNSVHLGAGAEAGAKGARWKERLGSVGVGKVNLGRLGYPIGAVQTALNPPTLRVRVEVDGEVVADLDEKVLMVAVGNGASVGGGTELTPDADPGDGEADVLVATPVGTLSRLGYALRLPFGRHGEHADVRIVRGSTVRVTGTPFDCNSDGEIDGPFRERTWRVLPAAYTMLVPA; encoded by the coding sequence GTGACAGCGGACCGCGGGCTTCTCGTGATCACCAACTCCGACGCCGGTACGGCCGACCAGGAGGCCCTCGACGCAGCGCTCGCCGTGCTCCGGGAGCACGCCACGGTCGAGGTCGCCGCGACCTCCTCCCCCGACGAGCTCGACGACGTCCTCGGCGGCGTCGGCGACCGCACCGTGGTCGTGGCCGGCGGCGACGGGAGCATCCACGCCGTGGTCGCCGCCCTCCACCGCCGCGGCGCCCTCTCCGGTACGACGGTCGGCCTGGTCCCGCTGGGCACGGGCAACGACTTCGCGCGCACCCTCGGCCTGCCCCTGGATGCCGCCGAGGCGGCCGGGGTGGTCGCCTCGGGACGGGAGCGACGGATCGACCTGGTGGTGGACGACCAGGACGAGATCACGGTCAACAGCGTGCACCTCGGCGCCGGCGCGGAGGCCGGCGCGAAGGGCGCGCGCTGGAAGGAGCGGCTGGGCTCGGTCGGCGTCGGCAAGGTCAACCTCGGCAGGCTCGGCTACCCGATCGGCGCGGTGCAGACGGCGCTCAACCCGCCCACGCTGCGGGTGCGCGTCGAGGTCGACGGCGAGGTGGTCGCCGACCTCGACGAGAAGGTGCTCATGGTCGCCGTCGGCAACGGCGCCTCCGTCGGCGGCGGGACCGAGCTGACTCCCGACGCCGACCCCGGCGACGGGGAGGCCGACGTCCTCGTCGCGACCCCGGTCGGCACGCTCTCGCGGCTCGGCTACGCGCTGCGGCTGCCGTTCGGCCGGCACGGCGAGCACGCCGACGTACGGATCGTCCGCGGCAGCACGGTCCGGGTCACCGGCACCCCGTTCGACTGCAACAGCGACGGCGAGATCGACGGGCCGTTCCGGGAGCGCACGTGGCGGGTGCTCCCGGCGGCGTACACGATGCTCGTGCCTGCCTGA
- a CDS encoding DHA2 family efflux MFS transporter permease subunit has translation MTQSAPPQTSTPTEGSTPWPALWALVIGFFMILVDLTIVTVATPTIIEDLDASVNDVVWVTSAYMLAYAVPVLITGRLGDRFGSKYLYLAGLTVFTLASLWCGLTTTVEALIVARVVQGFGASMMTPQTMAIITRIFPPAQRGSAMAVWGATAGVAMVVGPILGGVLTDGLGWEWIFFVNIPVGVLAFVMAWRLVPALPTHAHKFDWLGVALSGAAMFLLCFGIQEGHQEDWAGWIIAMITGGAVLLAAFILWQRFNRAEPLVPLSLFKDRNFSVSNVAIACMGSIAAAFGFPLMLYAQAVRGYSPTQAALLMLPMAVMSIFLAQPVGKLTDRLHPRIVTGFGFAVSLVGFLLLLWRLEPDVAIWELGVAMAVIGIGNACIWAPTAATANRNLPMSLAGAGAGVYNATRQVGSVLGAAAIAVLMDSRLAHYLPGAAAHGDAGADKIADPHAAALFSSAMQDALWLPAAMYAVGLVAVLFYEAPKHAGFGGAPAAAVAGDSPAGR, from the coding sequence GTGACCCAGAGCGCGCCCCCGCAGACCAGCACCCCCACCGAGGGGTCGACCCCGTGGCCGGCCCTGTGGGCCCTCGTCATCGGGTTCTTCATGATCCTGGTCGACCTGACGATCGTGACCGTCGCGACGCCGACGATCATCGAGGACCTCGACGCGTCGGTCAACGACGTCGTCTGGGTCACCAGCGCCTACATGCTCGCCTACGCCGTGCCCGTCCTCATCACGGGACGGCTCGGCGACCGGTTCGGCTCGAAGTACCTCTACCTCGCCGGCCTCACCGTCTTCACCCTGGCCTCGCTGTGGTGCGGCCTGACCACGACGGTCGAGGCGCTGATTGTCGCCCGGGTCGTGCAGGGCTTCGGTGCGTCGATGATGACGCCGCAGACGATGGCGATCATCACCCGGATCTTCCCGCCCGCGCAGCGCGGCAGCGCGATGGCCGTCTGGGGCGCCACCGCGGGTGTCGCGATGGTGGTCGGCCCGATCCTCGGCGGCGTGCTCACCGACGGCCTCGGCTGGGAGTGGATCTTCTTCGTCAACATCCCCGTCGGCGTCCTCGCCTTCGTCATGGCGTGGCGACTGGTGCCGGCGCTGCCGACGCATGCGCACAAGTTCGACTGGCTGGGCGTCGCGCTCTCCGGAGCCGCCATGTTCCTGCTCTGCTTCGGCATCCAGGAGGGCCACCAGGAGGACTGGGCCGGATGGATCATCGCGATGATCACCGGTGGCGCCGTCCTGCTCGCGGCCTTCATCCTGTGGCAGCGGTTCAACCGCGCCGAGCCGCTGGTCCCGCTGAGCCTGTTCAAGGACCGCAACTTCTCCGTGTCCAACGTCGCGATCGCCTGCATGGGCTCGATCGCGGCGGCCTTCGGCTTCCCGCTGATGCTCTACGCCCAGGCCGTCCGCGGCTACTCGCCGACCCAGGCGGCGCTGCTCATGCTGCCGATGGCCGTGATGTCGATCTTCCTGGCCCAGCCGGTCGGCAAGCTGACCGACCGCCTCCACCCCCGCATCGTCACCGGGTTTGGCTTCGCGGTCAGCCTCGTCGGCTTCCTGCTCCTGCTCTGGCGGCTCGAGCCCGACGTCGCGATCTGGGAGCTGGGTGTCGCGATGGCCGTGATCGGCATCGGCAACGCCTGCATCTGGGCGCCGACCGCCGCCACCGCCAACCGCAACCTGCCGATGAGCCTCGCCGGCGCCGGTGCGGGCGTCTACAACGCCACCCGCCAGGTCGGCTCCGTGCTCGGCGCCGCCGCGATCGCGGTGCTGATGGACAGCCGGCTCGCCCACTACCTCCCCGGCGCCGCGGCGCACGGCGACGCGGGTGCGGACAAGATCGCCGACCCGCATGCCGCCGCGCTGTTCAGCAGCGCGATGCAGGACGCGCTGTGGCTGCCCGCCGCGATGTACGCCGTCGGGCTGGTCGCCGTGCTGTTCTACGAGGCGCCGAAGCACGCGGGGTTCGGTGGGGCGCCGGCGGCGGCCGTGGCGGGAGATTCACCGGCCGGCCGGTGA
- a CDS encoding DedA family protein, producing MNSLVATPLVVPMLLGIKWLDPEWLQHEYGNTFIWIALAIVFVECGLFFPFLPGDTLLFALGLFIAGSNTTGYSVIGISNEPVELCIAIALLIVAAFAGNVAGYEIGRKLGPPLYEREGRVLKKKYFDNTSAFFDKHGNKALVIGRFVPFVRTYITVVAGVTMMERRRFFLWSAVGAVLWVVSITLLGYFLGAAIPALGENIDYVTLAILAFSAIPLAWEWWRHKRPAAKRRKALAQPAEGTVVEER from the coding sequence GTGAACTCGCTGGTCGCGACCCCGCTCGTCGTGCCGATGCTGCTGGGCATCAAGTGGCTCGATCCGGAGTGGTTGCAGCACGAATACGGCAACACGTTCATCTGGATCGCCCTGGCGATCGTGTTCGTGGAGTGCGGCCTCTTCTTCCCCTTCCTGCCGGGCGACACGCTGCTGTTCGCGCTGGGCCTGTTCATCGCGGGGAGCAACACGACCGGCTACTCCGTCATCGGCATCTCCAACGAGCCCGTCGAGCTCTGCATCGCGATCGCGCTGCTCATCGTCGCGGCGTTCGCAGGCAATGTCGCCGGCTACGAGATCGGGCGCAAGCTCGGTCCGCCGCTCTACGAGCGCGAGGGCCGGGTGCTGAAGAAGAAGTACTTCGACAACACCAGTGCGTTCTTCGACAAGCACGGCAACAAGGCGCTCGTGATCGGCCGGTTCGTGCCCTTCGTGCGGACCTACATCACCGTCGTCGCCGGCGTCACGATGATGGAGCGACGCCGCTTCTTCCTGTGGAGCGCCGTCGGTGCCGTCCTGTGGGTCGTCTCGATCACGCTGCTCGGCTACTTCCTCGGAGCCGCGATCCCCGCGCTCGGCGAGAACATCGACTACGTCACGCTCGCCATCCTCGCCTTCTCCGCCATCCCCCTCGCGTGGGAGTGGTGGCGGCACAAGCGGCCCGCCGCGAAGCGCCGCAAGGCGCTCGCCCAGCCCGCGGAGGGGACGGTCGTCGAGGAGCGATGA
- the ilvA gene encoding threonine ammonia-lyase IlvA — protein MAEASLPTTADVDRAAGLLASVVPPTPLQRADRLSALTGLDVWLKREDLTPVRSYKARGAYTVLAGLTDEERARGVTCASAGNHAQGVAFACARAGVHATIFLPRTTPRQKRDRVAALGGEQVEVVIAGEAYDDAAVAAADFAAASGATVIPAFDHPGIIAGQGTVAAEILAQSAALGWQPDALVLPVGGAGLIAGCLTVLAERVPGVKVIAAEPSGAASLAAALAAGGPVELESVDPFVDGAAVRRVGDLTYEAVSGARSSVDLSLAAVPEGLICVEMLALYQVDGIIAEPAGALAASALRLDETRAGLEPGSKVVAVVSGGNNDVSRYADIVERALVHEGLKHYFLIEFPQEPGALRRFLDDVLGPDDDITLFEYTKRNNRETGPALVGLEMQHRDDLAGLLERMEASRLRVQKVPPDSPLFGFILD, from the coding sequence GTGGCTGAAGCGTCCCTCCCCACCACCGCGGACGTCGACCGCGCGGCCGGGCTGCTGGCGTCGGTGGTGCCGCCGACCCCGCTGCAGCGCGCCGACCGGCTCTCGGCCCTGACCGGGCTGGACGTCTGGCTCAAGCGTGAGGACCTCACGCCGGTCCGCTCCTACAAGGCCCGCGGCGCCTACACCGTGCTCGCCGGGCTGACCGACGAGGAGCGGGCCCGCGGCGTGACCTGCGCGAGCGCAGGCAACCACGCCCAGGGCGTCGCCTTCGCCTGCGCCCGCGCGGGCGTGCACGCGACGATCTTCCTGCCGCGCACGACGCCGCGCCAGAAGCGCGACCGGGTGGCGGCCCTCGGTGGTGAGCAGGTCGAGGTGGTCATCGCCGGCGAGGCGTACGACGACGCGGCCGTCGCCGCCGCCGACTTCGCCGCCGCCTCCGGCGCGACCGTGATCCCGGCGTTCGACCACCCCGGGATCATCGCCGGCCAGGGGACGGTGGCCGCCGAGATCCTCGCCCAGTCCGCTGCGCTCGGCTGGCAGCCCGACGCCCTCGTCCTGCCGGTCGGTGGCGCGGGCCTGATCGCCGGCTGCCTGACCGTCCTCGCGGAGCGGGTGCCGGGCGTCAAGGTCATCGCGGCCGAGCCGTCCGGCGCCGCCTCCCTCGCCGCCGCCCTGGCCGCCGGAGGGCCCGTCGAGCTCGAGTCCGTGGACCCGTTCGTCGACGGTGCCGCCGTACGACGGGTGGGGGACCTGACCTACGAGGCCGTCTCCGGCGCCCGCTCGTCCGTCGACCTGTCGCTCGCGGCGGTCCCCGAGGGCCTGATCTGCGTCGAGATGCTCGCGCTCTACCAGGTCGACGGCATCATCGCGGAGCCCGCCGGAGCGCTCGCCGCGTCCGCGCTGCGCCTCGACGAGACGCGGGCCGGCCTCGAGCCCGGCAGCAAGGTCGTCGCGGTCGTCTCCGGCGGCAACAACGACGTCTCGCGCTACGCCGACATCGTCGAGCGGGCGCTGGTCCACGAGGGCCTCAAGCACTACTTCCTGATCGAGTTCCCGCAGGAGCCGGGCGCGCTGCGTCGCTTCCTCGACGACGTGCTCGGCCCGGACGACGACATCACGCTCTTCGAGTACACCAAGCGCAACAACCGGGAGACCGGGCCCGCGCTGGTCGGCCTCGAGATGCAGCACCGCGACGACCTCGCCGGACTGCTGGAGCGGATGGAGGCCTCGCGGCTGCGGGTCCAGAAGGTGCCGCCGGACAGCCCGCTGTTCGGGTTCATCCTCGACTGA
- a CDS encoding transcriptional regulator — protein MDPPKTVAQLSDEAGIVPSSVRTHLRRLERAGLVRPTREPGAEPMWEQARELDPATRYRIVGRVQRGRLVEPRDALAPEHERPRRWWWPRGR, from the coding sequence GTGGACCCACCCAAGACGGTCGCCCAGCTGTCCGACGAGGCTGGGATCGTGCCGTCGTCGGTCCGCACGCACCTGCGCCGCCTCGAGCGGGCGGGGCTGGTCCGGCCGACCCGGGAGCCCGGCGCCGAGCCGATGTGGGAGCAGGCGCGCGAGCTCGACCCGGCGACCCGCTACCGGATCGTCGGCCGGGTGCAGCGCGGCCGGCTGGTCGAGCCGCGGGACGCGCTCGCGCCCGAGCACGAGCGACCGCGGCGCTGGTGGTGGCCCCGGGGCCGCTGA
- a CDS encoding FUSC family protein, with translation MTAVARARHLGGQLVDELRHVGPPPVTRWAAIRAGGTLLVALLVLHAADAMDLGAAATFGAFAAIYGGAVPHRRRWRQQVALAGLLTGAVASGTLVATGEDRAWWAVLAAAVWSGIGAAASDRWRWRPPGPVFLVFAAATCASVPIEPHRVPLAIGTCLATAAFAVGLAVVETAVEVRRGDVPDHPPPLPPLPAGRQRLHAIRCVVVVLLSGGLMTATGIAHPYWAMVASVVPLAATTLRQQVARGVHRVVGTLLGLVLAGLLLVLPLSAVATILVVAVLQAGTELVVTRHYGLALVLITPLALLVTDLAHPEPLGELLGSRFVETLAGASVGLAAAWLTRRRPPSPPATRRAHARCGSSRSPPRCRARPPSP, from the coding sequence ATGACGGCTGTCGCCCGGGCTCGCCACCTCGGCGGCCAGCTGGTCGACGAGCTGCGCCACGTCGGCCCACCGCCCGTCACCCGGTGGGCGGCGATCCGAGCCGGCGGCACCCTGCTCGTCGCGCTGCTCGTCCTCCACGCCGCCGACGCGATGGACCTGGGCGCCGCGGCCACCTTCGGCGCCTTCGCGGCGATCTACGGCGGCGCCGTCCCCCACCGCCGGCGCTGGCGCCAACAGGTCGCGCTCGCCGGGCTGCTCACCGGTGCCGTCGCCAGCGGCACCCTCGTCGCCACCGGCGAGGACCGCGCCTGGTGGGCGGTGCTGGCGGCGGCGGTGTGGTCGGGGATCGGTGCCGCCGCGTCGGACCGTTGGCGGTGGCGACCGCCGGGACCGGTCTTCCTCGTCTTCGCCGCGGCCACCTGCGCGTCGGTCCCGATCGAGCCGCACCGGGTCCCGCTCGCGATCGGCACCTGCCTGGCCACCGCTGCCTTCGCCGTCGGGCTCGCGGTCGTCGAGACCGCCGTGGAGGTACGCCGCGGCGACGTGCCGGACCACCCGCCGCCGCTGCCTCCGCTTCCGGCCGGCCGGCAGCGGCTGCACGCGATCCGCTGCGTGGTGGTCGTGCTCCTGTCCGGCGGGCTGATGACCGCGACGGGCATCGCCCACCCGTACTGGGCGATGGTGGCGTCCGTCGTACCGCTCGCGGCGACGACGCTGCGCCAGCAGGTCGCCCGTGGCGTGCACCGCGTCGTCGGCACCCTGCTCGGACTGGTGCTCGCCGGTCTCCTGCTGGTGCTGCCGCTGTCCGCGGTCGCCACGATCCTCGTGGTCGCCGTGCTGCAGGCCGGCACCGAGCTGGTCGTGACCCGGCACTACGGGCTCGCGCTGGTCCTCATCACCCCGCTCGCCCTGCTCGTCACCGACCTCGCCCACCCGGAGCCGCTCGGCGAGCTGCTCGGGTCGCGCTTCGTCGAGACGCTCGCCGGCGCCTCCGTCGGCCTGGCCGCGGCCTGGCTCACGCGTCGGCGGCCGCCATCGCCTCCCGCAACGCGCCGAGCCCACGCGAGGTGTGGCTCTTCACGGTCCCCTCCGAGATGCCGAGCTCGGCCGCCGTCTCCGTGA
- the fbaA gene encoding class II fructose-bisphosphate aldolase has product MPIATPEKYAEMLDAAKAGAFAFPAINVSSSQTLNAALKGFADAGADGIIQISTGGAEYLSGPTVKDMVTGSVAFAAYAAEVAKSYPVNIALHTDHCPKDKLDGFVRPLLDISAERVARGEAPLFQSHMWDGSAVPLDENLQIAEELLAKAAAARIILEIEVGVVGGEEDGVDGGMGEHLYTTPEDALATVRALGVGENGRYLTALTFGNVHGVYKPGNVKLRPEILRDAQAAVVKELGLPEGSKPFDLVFHGGSGSTAEEIGAAVDYGVVKMNVDTDTQYAFTRPVAAHMFSNYDGVLKVDGEVGNKKAYDPRAWGKAAEAGMAARVVEACENLRSAGKTVG; this is encoded by the coding sequence ATGCCCATCGCCACTCCCGAGAAGTACGCCGAGATGCTCGACGCCGCCAAGGCCGGCGCCTTCGCCTTCCCCGCGATCAACGTCTCCTCGTCCCAGACGCTCAACGCGGCCCTCAAGGGCTTCGCGGACGCCGGGGCCGACGGCATCATCCAGATCTCGACCGGTGGTGCGGAGTACCTCTCCGGCCCGACCGTGAAGGACATGGTCACTGGCTCCGTCGCGTTCGCCGCGTACGCCGCCGAGGTCGCCAAGAGCTACCCCGTCAACATCGCGCTGCACACCGACCACTGCCCGAAGGACAAGCTCGACGGCTTCGTCCGCCCGCTGCTCGACATCTCCGCCGAGCGCGTCGCGCGCGGCGAGGCGCCGCTGTTCCAGTCGCACATGTGGGACGGCTCCGCCGTACCGCTCGACGAGAACCTGCAGATCGCCGAGGAGCTGCTCGCGAAGGCCGCCGCTGCCCGGATCATCCTCGAGATCGAGGTCGGCGTCGTCGGCGGCGAGGAGGACGGTGTCGACGGTGGCATGGGCGAGCACCTCTACACGACCCCCGAGGACGCCCTGGCGACGGTGCGCGCGCTCGGCGTCGGCGAGAACGGCCGCTACCTCACCGCGCTGACCTTCGGCAACGTCCACGGCGTCTACAAGCCGGGCAACGTCAAGCTGCGCCCGGAGATCCTGCGCGACGCGCAGGCGGCGGTCGTCAAGGAGCTCGGCCTGCCCGAGGGCTCGAAGCCGTTCGACCTGGTCTTCCACGGTGGCTCCGGCTCGACGGCCGAGGAGATCGGTGCGGCGGTCGACTACGGCGTGGTGAAGATGAACGTCGACACCGACACCCAGTACGCCTTCACCCGCCCGGTGGCGGCCCACATGTTCAGCAACTACGACGGCGTCCTCAAGGTCGACGGCGAGGTCGGCAACAAGAAGGCCTACGACCCCCGTGCCTGGGGCAAGGCGGCCGAGGCGGGCATGGCCGCGCGCGTCGTCGAGGCGTGCGAGAACCTCCGCTCGGCCGGGAAGACCGTCGGCTGA
- the lysS gene encoding lysine--tRNA ligase: protein MARGQQNQQEPSDWVTRTADLALRHAEQVNGGTLPDLVTCASGISPSGPIHLGNLREFLTVHFVAEEIRRRGINVRHLHSWDDYDRFRKVPAGVDTAWNEHIGRPLSAVPDPTGEFASWAERYKAPLRAALADLGCDMVEVNQTEMYRAGTYREQILTAIRKRGEIETVMSRFRTKKAADPVEEGESTAEEDTGHGASEDLARFPYKPYCRGCGRDTVTLTSYDDETTDLAYTCDVCGDSFVTNVATQDEGKLVWKVDWPMRWTFEGVHFEPGGVDHATPGSSYTVGKEIVGPIFGGTAPSFVGYSFVGVAGMPKMSSSKGGVPTAAEALRILEAPILRWLYVRRQPKQAFNVDFGQEVLRLYDEWDALTKKAAVPEKRDAAVLAWERASATSSAGTLPTPAVVVPFRMLSSVADVTAGSREITARTVGASEADLEPRLTKAATWIESYVDPEDRTTVRETADAARLAGLNEDEELWLRQLLDRLPDSFADTDELTTLIYGVPKLARGLALEDAPTDEVKADQKAFFKLLYELLVAAERGPRLPTLFAALGPEKVRALLTP, encoded by the coding sequence GTGGCACGAGGACAGCAGAACCAGCAGGAGCCCAGCGACTGGGTGACCCGGACGGCCGACCTGGCGCTCCGGCACGCCGAGCAGGTCAACGGCGGCACGCTGCCCGACCTGGTCACCTGTGCGTCCGGCATCAGCCCGTCGGGGCCGATCCACCTCGGCAACCTGCGCGAGTTCCTGACCGTGCACTTCGTCGCCGAGGAGATCCGCCGTCGCGGCATCAACGTGCGCCACCTGCACAGCTGGGACGACTACGACCGGTTCCGCAAGGTGCCCGCCGGCGTCGACACCGCCTGGAACGAGCACATCGGCCGGCCGCTGTCGGCCGTCCCCGACCCGACCGGCGAGTTCGCGAGCTGGGCCGAGCGCTACAAGGCGCCGCTGCGCGCCGCGCTCGCCGACCTCGGCTGCGACATGGTCGAGGTCAACCAGACCGAGATGTACCGCGCGGGCACCTACCGCGAGCAGATCCTCACCGCGATCCGCAAGCGCGGCGAGATCGAGACCGTGATGTCCCGGTTCCGCACCAAGAAGGCCGCCGACCCGGTCGAGGAGGGCGAGTCGACCGCCGAGGAGGACACCGGGCACGGCGCCAGCGAGGACCTCGCCCGGTTCCCCTACAAGCCCTACTGCCGCGGGTGCGGCCGCGACACCGTCACCCTGACGTCGTACGACGACGAGACCACCGACCTCGCCTACACCTGCGACGTCTGCGGCGACTCCTTCGTCACCAACGTGGCCACGCAGGACGAGGGCAAGCTGGTCTGGAAGGTCGACTGGCCGATGCGCTGGACCTTCGAGGGCGTCCACTTCGAGCCGGGCGGCGTCGACCACGCGACCCCCGGGTCGTCGTACACGGTCGGCAAGGAGATCGTCGGCCCGATCTTCGGCGGCACCGCCCCGAGCTTCGTCGGCTACTCGTTCGTCGGCGTCGCCGGCATGCCGAAGATGTCGTCGTCCAAGGGCGGCGTACCGACGGCGGCCGAGGCGCTGCGGATCCTCGAGGCGCCGATCCTGCGCTGGCTCTACGTCCGCCGTCAGCCGAAGCAGGCGTTCAACGTCGACTTCGGCCAGGAGGTCCTGCGCCTGTACGACGAGTGGGACGCCCTCACGAAGAAGGCCGCCGTCCCGGAGAAGCGTGACGCCGCCGTGCTGGCGTGGGAGCGCGCCTCGGCGACGTCGAGCGCCGGCACGCTGCCGACCCCGGCGGTCGTCGTACCGTTCCGGATGCTGTCCTCCGTCGCCGACGTCACCGCCGGGTCCCGCGAGATCACCGCGCGCACGGTCGGCGCGAGCGAGGCCGACCTCGAGCCGCGGCTCACCAAGGCGGCGACCTGGATCGAGTCCTATGTCGACCCGGAGGACCGTACGACGGTCCGCGAGACGGCGGACGCCGCACGCCTGGCCGGGCTGAACGAGGACGAGGAGCTCTGGCTGCGCCAGCTGCTCGACCGGCTGCCCGACTCGTTCGCCGACACCGACGAGCTGACCACGCTGATCTACGGCGTGCCGAAGCTGGCGCGGGGCCTCGCGCTCGAGGACGCCCCGACCGACGAGGTGAAGGCCGACCAGAAGGCCTTCTTCAAGCTGCTCTACGAGCTGCTCGTCGCCGCCGAGCGCGGTCCCCGGCTGCCCACCCTCTTCGCGGCGCTCGGCCCGGAGAAGGTGCGCGCGCTGCTGACGCCCTGA
- a CDS encoding VOC family protein, whose translation MAINLNPYINWRGQAREAMEFYQSVLGGELNVMTFADMGGTAAEVAAAEGESDWVMHAALSVSDSVLLMGADHPKHVPGEPQTQQVSISGPAEDGDTLRSWWEGLSDGATVMQPLEQAAWGDSFGMLRDKYGVDWLVNIGGAQAG comes from the coding sequence GTGGCGATCAACCTCAACCCCTACATCAACTGGCGCGGCCAGGCCCGCGAGGCGATGGAGTTCTACCAGTCCGTCCTCGGCGGCGAGCTCAACGTGATGACCTTCGCCGACATGGGCGGCACCGCGGCGGAGGTCGCCGCGGCCGAGGGCGAGAGCGACTGGGTCATGCACGCGGCCCTGTCCGTTTCCGACTCCGTGCTCCTCATGGGCGCCGACCACCCCAAGCACGTGCCCGGCGAGCCGCAGACCCAGCAGGTCAGCATCAGCGGCCCGGCCGAGGACGGCGACACCCTCCGCAGCTGGTGGGAGGGCCTCTCCGACGGCGCCACCGTCATGCAGCCGCTCGAGCAGGCGGCGTGGGGCGACAGCTTCGGCATGCTGAGGGACAAGTACGGCGTCGACTGGCTGGTCAACATCGGCGGGGCTCAGGCGGGGTGA
- a CDS encoding DUF3151 domain-containing protein, giving the protein MSITPGADLMAGPPPTHLPVDPAAELLAAGETPAAVVRRLPSSPVAWATLAEQARDQGADDVTVYAYSRVGYHRSLDLLRRNGWKGNGPVPWEHEPNRGFLRALALLALAARAIGETDEWERCSAFLRDSSPTAYDELLG; this is encoded by the coding sequence ATGAGCATCACGCCCGGCGCCGACCTCATGGCCGGCCCCCCGCCCACCCACCTGCCCGTCGACCCCGCCGCCGAGCTGCTCGCGGCCGGGGAGACGCCCGCTGCCGTCGTACGCCGCCTCCCGTCCTCGCCCGTCGCCTGGGCGACCCTCGCCGAGCAGGCCCGCGACCAGGGCGCCGACGACGTGACCGTCTACGCCTACTCCCGCGTCGGCTACCACCGCTCGCTGGACCTGCTGCGCCGCAACGGCTGGAAGGGCAACGGTCCCGTGCCGTGGGAGCACGAGCCCAACCGCGGCTTCCTGCGTGCCCTCGCCCTGCTCGCCCTCGCGGCGCGCGCGATCGGCGAGACCGACGAGTGGGAGCGCTGCTCCGCGTTCCTGCGCGACTCCAGCCCGACGGCGTACGACGAGCTCCTGGGCTGA